Proteins encoded within one genomic window of Glandiceps talaboti chromosome 3, keGlaTala1.1, whole genome shotgun sequence:
- the LOC144432976 gene encoding galactosylceramide sulfotransferase-like yields the protein METSPLKLPCKPQRDFVFIKTVKTGGSTMAALLFRYGLKHDVVAALSKDFTSSIRINATDNTVMIHPYNCTNFPGYNFIANHINYRRVALDKIIKNGKYFTILRSPVTRTESLFYFRNENMKFHQFSNPFSAYLQTIVSKNYTIKLKPPHFSEYFVRLIGNPKIINDTFIHNSIRNLDRELDLVMLTEYYDESLVLLRKMMCWEYEDMVIRRQRVRKEVRLPITPDMETIVKEQSPLDVALYEYFNKTFWEKVKRYDGDFEEDLAKLRSVQNEVDVQCQEQQESKSDYCGMLGKGTINSAHVVINKQRKWDC from the coding sequence ATGGAAACATCACCCTTGAAACTCCCATGCAAACCTCAACgcgactttgtattcataaaaaCTGTAAAAACTGGTGGCAGTACCATGGCAGCACTTTTATTCCGGTATGGTTTAAAACATGATGTTGTTGCCGCTCTAAGTAAAGATTTCACATCATCGATACGTATTAACGCAACTGATAATACTGTGATGATTCATCCTTACAATTGTACAAATTTCCCAGGTTACAACTTTATTGCAAACCATATCAATTATCGTCGAGTAGCACTGGATAAAATCATAAAGAATggcaaatattttacaattctgAGATCACCAGTAACAAGGACCGAATCCTTATTCTACTTTCGCAACGAGAATATGAAGTTTCATCAATTCTCAAATCCTTTCTCAGCGTATTTGCAAACAATCGTCTCAAAAAACTACACTATTAAACTGAAACCACCTCATTTTAGTGAGTATTTTGTCAGGTTAATAGGTAATCCAAAAATAATCAATGATACGTTCATCCATAATTCAATCAGGAATCTCGATAGGGAACTTGACTTAGTAATGTTGACAGAGTACTACGACGAATCACTGGTCTTATTGCGAAAGATGATGTGTTGGGAATATGAAGATATGGTTATCAGACGTCAGAGGGTTCGTAAAGAAGTACGGCTTCCCATCACACCGGATATGGAAACTATAGTTAAAGAACAATCACCATTGGACGTAGCATTGtatgaatattttaacaaaacgTTCTGGGAAAAAGTCAAACGTTATGACGGAGATTTTGAAGAGGACCTTGCAAAACTTAGATCTGTTCAGAATGAAGTTGATGTCCAATGCCAAGAGCAACAGGAATCTAAGTCTGACTATTGTGGAATGCTTGGAAAGGGCACGATCAACAGTGCTCATGTTGTTATTAATAAACAACGGAAGTGGGATTGTTGA